The nucleotide sequence ATGTGCTCATCCTCAATTTAGGTCTGATGTCATTAAACCACTACAAATTGAGCAACTCATGGACCGGGTAGTTACAAATTTATCGGGTGGAGAACGCCAAAGAGTGGCATTATGTCTTTGCCTTGGAAAGGTATTTCCTTCTTTTGCCTGAACTTTTGTTTAATAGCTTTATAAAATAAATTTTCTTTTAGAGAATAACATATATATTGTTTCTGTGTTCTGTGGTGTTCAAAAGATTCAGGACTTCAGggatgattatttttgcatatttaATACTTACTATCCTTTTTGCCTTTTGTTTTTGTTACTGTATTATGTAAAATTGTTTATAGATACCATATGTACTTAATATATGTCCTACTATCAGTATCTACTGCTCTTTGCCTGAGTCTGCCTTTTGGGTATTTTATGTACTTAATATTATTCTTCCTTTTGCTTTTGTTACTGTGTTGTTTAAAATCGTTTACTATATGCATGTTCCACAATCCTGTCAAACATATGCTTGTGTTTGTTCAGACTAAGAATGTAAATACTATCAGCTTGTGGATCCTAACTTTGAAGTTGTTCTTCAGCCTGCAGATATTTATCTGATTGATGAACCAAGTGCATCTCTTGATTCAGAGCAGCGCATTGTTGCCTCAAAGGTTATCAAAAGATTCATCCTTCATGCAAAGAAAACCGCATTTGTTGTTGAGCATGACTTCATCATGGCAACCTACTTAGCTGATAAGGTTATTGTTTACGAGGGACGGCCTTCTGTAGACTGTACTGCTAATGCACCTCAGACTTTACTATCTGGGATGAATAAATTCTTATCGGTAAGTGCAGCTACCCAGAGTTGTCAACAAAAGTTATAATAACAGTACGAGCTCAAGTTGGTTTCTTATTTCCTAACTTCAACTCTGAATTTGACCTATTTGTTCCTTTATCTTTACATAGTGTAATCGGTGGCTACCTCCGTTTCAGAATAAAAAAACTTCAGTTGGTGTTTTCATCCACTAATTTTTCTTTCTTTTGGTCAACATTGTCTTGTGGCAGCAACTTGACATCACATTTAGAAGAGACCCGACCAACTATAGGCCACGGATAAACAAGCTGGACTCTACGAAAGACAAAGAACAAAAGTCTGTAGGGTCCTACTACTACCTGTGATACAGGCACCACGGTTGATACTTTGGTACCGTTGCAACTGCAACGCACtctgcttgggttgcttcttgttggagaagaaacTGAACTGGATTTGTCCAAGGGGGAGGCGAGACAACATGGAGGACGTAGGAGCAAGGAGACAGGCCAACGCCGCCAGCAGGCGCAACGTGCTAACCTCCCATGGAATCTGGTGAAGGAATGCAGAGAAAGGGAAGCAGGAAGTGCTGCAAGGTTGGATCGGATCAAGGAGCCTGCGCCAGAAGAAGTAATCCCAACCTTTAGAACCCCTCCTGAACCTGGAGTGATCTGTCGGTAAGGAATCCGAGCACTGTCAAGCACCATGGCTGCATTATCATTGCACCATTCATGTATGCGCTGTACCTTTAATTAATCTACCAACCTTTTTGGTTTCAGGACTTCGGCCACAGTCATTGCAGGATGCTGTGAGATCAAGCAAGACGTTTGATGGTGTCGAAGCCTCGGCACCGAGCTGAGAACTGCTTTAAGCTTTTCTCTGAAGAAGAATTGGGTGTTGCTTGAACTTACGAGACTACTACGTTTTCTGTAATAGGGTTGTACCAGGTTTTTTGCCCCATAGCTTGTATTCAGGTATACAAGCAGTGGGTTTTCCTGGTGAACATCGAACCCACAACCTACCTactattttcaataaaaatcatATAAGAATTTGCCGTGGGGCAACTAGCACTTGATTTgtcctttttttaataatttgcaaaaTATAGCATTGCATGAAATAATATCTGGCATTCTTTGGAATGCATGAATTTCACTTGAAAATCCCCATGTTTGGCACGAGGCCTGATTAACATGTTATACAAGCTCAGGAAAGCTACAAGATTCAATAAAACTGGTCATGTATGTCATTGCCAAATACTGACACTACGGAGCTACAGCTGCAGCTCAGACCACAGCAAGTATTTCTAAGGTTAAAAACACAAGAGATACATTTTCAATTTTTTAGGCTCAGACCACGGCAATTTTTTAGGCTACAAACTCAAATTCCCTAACTAAAAGAACTCAAAGTCGAGGAATTTCCCTCCAGACTCCACATGGTCTGCCCCTGGCCCTGCTGGCACCCTCTTGCTGCTGTTGTAATTCGTCTCCACCCTGTCCATGGATGCCGACTTCGCCGGCATTGCTGCGACGGCCATGGGCTCGACGGGCCTGGGCACGCCGGGCGGCGTGCTGCACCGGATGAGCGCCCAGTTGACGCCCTCGAAGAAGGGGTGCTGCTTGATCTCGGCCGCTCCCCTCTTCACGCCGAGCCGGCCCTGGGGCTCCTTGGCCAGCAGGCCCCTGATGAGGTCCTTGCTGGCGCCGCTCGTCGGCGGGCCGCCCTCCGGGAACCGGAGCTGCTGGCCGACGACGTTGAACAGCGTGGCCCGGTTCGTCTGCCCCTTGAACGGCGTCTTGCCGTACATGAGCTCGTGCAGGAACACGCCGAACGTCCACCAGTCCACCGCGCTGCCGTGGCCCTCCCCCTTGATGATCTCCGGCGCCAGGTACTCGTGCGTGCCCACGAACGACATCGACCGCGCGCCGGTCGGCTCCACCACGAGCTCCGGCATGgcgccctgctgctgctgctgctcgccgcTCTTCGATCTGGAGGCCGCGGAGGCGctcttcttgctccggccgccgAAGAGCTTGGGCATGAAGCACGTGGGCTGGATGCAGGCGCCGCCGTTGGGGCCGGAGGCGCTGCAGGGCAGCGTCGGCCGGACCAGCGTCGTCGAGGCGTCGCAGCGGAGGGAGAGGTCGAAGTCGGAGAGCATGACGTGGCCGTCGTCCCTGACGAGCACGTTCTCCGGCTTCAGGTCCCGGTACACCACCCCGAGCATGTGCAGGTACTCCAGCGCAAGGAGCACCTCGGCGGCATAGAACCTGAGCGAACGAGCGAAAGAGAGTCATATCCCATGCTTGGAACGCGAATTGTTCCACAGATTAGCTGCAAAAATGCATCGAAACTGTACCTTGCGGCGTGCTCCGGGAAGAGCTTGCCGGACTGGCGCTGGCGGAGGGCGTGGAGGTCGCCGCCGGGGCAGAACTCCATGACGAGGCAGGCGAACTTGTCGGTCTCGAAGTGGGCGTAGAGGGTGGGGAGGAAGGGGTGGTCCAGCAGCTGCAGGATCTCACGCTCCGTCTCCGCGCGGCTCAGCTTCCGGCGGCTCTCCAGCGACGCCTTGTCCATCACCTTCATGGCGAACCACGGCGCcctggccgcgccgccgccgccgccgccgcccttgctgAGCTCGGAGAGGTACACCGTGCCGATGTCGCCGCAGCCGAGCCGCCGGAGCAGCCGGAAGTCACCCATCCCGAGGGGCCCGTCCCGCGCGCGCGCCGCCAGGACCGCCTTCCACCTAGGGTCGCCCCCCTTGTGGGGCTTCCCGCCCACGCCGCCgctcccgccggcgccggcggtgCCGTTGCTCCAGTCGCTGGCCGCGCTGCTGCTGACGCTGGTCTTGGCGCTCCGGCTGGTGACGGTGCAGCTGGGCGCCATGCTGGTGCAGGTGGCCGtgaccgccccgccgccggaggagCTGTCGCCCATGCTGCTGTGCGGGCTCGCGGCGCCGCTCACCGGCGGGGACGCGTCCCACACGATGACCGgcttggctggcggcggcggcgccttctTGTCGCCCCGCCCGTGGTCCACGGCCACGAGCACGGGGTCCATCTCGTCGACCGGCTCCGGCGGGTGGCTGGCCCCGGAGAAGGAGCTCCTCGGCGGCGccccgtcatcgtcgtcgtcgtcgccctcgCTGGACGCAATGCTGAGCCTCACCTTGTCGAACGCAACAAGGACCTCCTCCTTGTCCTTGGCGGCCGCGGGTGCCGCCGGCTTGGCGCCGGCGTCCATGTCGAAGCGGAAGGCGTCGGGCAGGAAGTCGAAGCGGAACTCGAAATCCTGGGCGGGATCTGGGCGCACCTGCGCGAGCTGGGAGCGGGAGCGCGCGTGGCCCGGGGCTGACCTCGGCGGCTTGGCGTGCGGTGGAGGGCGAGATGACTGCATCACTCACTCCTTGGCTTGGCTGACTCCTTGTCCTTGAGTGTCCCGCCGAGTAATGGAGGCGGTGTAGTAACGGGAGGATGACAAAAGAGGttggggggagggggaaggggacaCGATCACACAACTGCCGGGCCGCGGGTAATTCGTAGCGGAGAgagcgcgtcttcttcttcttttctctctttctctctcttgtgtGCCGTGGAGACAATGATGGCAGGGCAGAGCAGGCCAGAGGCGAGGCAGCAGTAGTAATAGTACTGGCCGGGTCGTGTCTAGTCCTTCTCCTCTGCTGCTTCGCGCTTGGATCTTGCCGTTTCGTTTGCCGATGGACTTCCTTCTTATACATTATTTTACCGTATAACAATGTGAGTGTAATGCGAACGTGGTTGGATGTTCAGAGAAACAGTGGTATCCCGGCCTATCAGAATTTAAGTCCTGAATTTCCCGCGATGTGCTTTTAATGAGAGAAAAAGTTACGTGTATGTATTATGAGCCCCTGcctctgtactgtgttaataaaatgtGAGTGTACTGGCTGTAGCGGGCTTGGTAACGAGTACTAGACCAAAAATCAGCGCTGAATAAAGATTTTTCGGATACTTTCTTGACACGGCCATCAGTCATATGGTTGGAGACGTATTtagaaaccagtctgttcaagcaaggatggcgtggcggcggcggcatcctcgtgatGGACCTGTGTCCTTGGGCTCTGCCGTTACGATAgtgtttgctccagcgtcggcgtggAGCTTGAGAGGTAGTCTAAGAGCTGAtgtagattgtggtctgcatcgacgacatctggacgGAACATGTGTTGGGCTTCTGGTTCGTgaatggcaggtatggtttccttctGTAGCGTCTTAGCCGCGGTGGGGTGCCAGATTTGGGGTTCGATGGCGTGTCTGGGATGTTGTCCCGGTCTGATTTGTTCAATGATAAAGGCTTCAATTTTGATGAACCATCttgaaggtccgcaaagctgcatatcagtgatggagccgcgtcgagctcgggtaagAAGACGATTCATATTTTTTCTTCTTCGATGGCTACTGTCGTGGTGCCGGAGGCAGATGATGTCCGTTactgtcaagctcagagatgttctgctatatTTTCAGTTTGAGCACGTCGATCCTTACGTGATTTATATTTTAATCTTTATAATATGAacgagacacgtattaccatgaaaaGAAATAGAAACGAAAAGACCAAACCAGTAGCCGTAGGCGGTAGACCCGCCCCCTCTCGTGTCAATCATGTGGGCGCGCTGTGTGCTGGGGCCAGAAATTCCCAAAGCATGGACAAACCACAGCCCACAGTGCCTGGAATACTTCTTCTTTTTTCGATCACCCTCAAATATGTGTAGGTACGTACGTGGCTCGGGCCTAGTTAGACACGATGGAGGCATGCTCATTAGCGTGCGCTGAGCCTGTCGTCTCACTGTTCTTGATAGAAAAAAGGGGGAATCATCTTGTGTTCTTTGCTGCGCAGCAGCAGCCCAAACACCCAGCAACGCGCGTGTCTCTCGCCCCGAACCAGCCATGGAACCGGGCCGGCGTTGCGCTGTTTGTAATAATGAAGTTCCGTAATCCCAGTACGTACGTGGCTTTCACTTCAATGGTGTGATCCTGTTACGGTAACCATAATGCCATATGCATTGCTCATCCGTCCCCGTTTTGGTCGCGTTACGTGACCGCCTGTAATATACACACACGTCGCGTGATCTACTTTTTCTCAACACTCGTACTCCTACTACGTGTAACGTGATCTGCTTTATGGAGGAACGCCGTTGCTTTGGAAAACGAATCGAAGTAGGAGTATTATATTCCTGGCCCATGTAACATTCCTTTCCTCTCGCACAGTCCTAGGGATCTTCTCGTTCAAAATCACCAACCAGCATTCCCTCCCTTTACGACCCTGATCTTGATCTCCGGAGAGGAGAGCAAAGCAAAAGGGAAAGCCACGGCGGGCTCTCTGCTCTGGGGATTCCTTTCCCTTTTGTTTTTATCGAAAGAGGCGCTCGACCCTTTTGATGATTTGATTTCGATCCGAGACTGATCGATTTCTTATTCATGTGATCGGTCAAGGATTAGActtccacagtgggagtaacttcggtagtaacatcgagttcaactcagcaaatttgcttatgtggcagtgagttaatgaggagagatataatactagtaacttagctagttactgtaacatcacatgtcccaatgcaatatgagtctataacctaataagtgaagctttgcatgttactccctctgtccgggtttattgtgCCCTTAAGCCACAACACAAAGACCAAGGAGATACACGCATGTTGAGATTTAGGAAATAAATCTGCTTAATTTGCTCTCTAACTGCCCTATTAAATTGCCCCATTAACCAAAGCAGAGCATGCAGCAGCCGGCGTGCGCATGCAGCCTGCATGCATGCCCAATCGGCAAGGTTCCTGCGTCGGCTCCATTGCAACGATGCATGCGTGGGAGAGATTTCAGGTAATAAAGCAAGGTAATTAATGTACGGGCCTAATAAAATGGTACAACCATCTGTGGCTCTcgggcccaataaacccggacgaagggagtaccacacttaggctggtcatagtggggagtaacttagactagtaacatacatatgttactagtctatgttattaccttcatagtgggtagtgtcataggtgtggtaatatagttgccttcatttattactttgtagactcattatgcattggaaaccgctatgtgatggtaatatattatgttactctatttgcctctcttctcattaactacttgccacatcaccatttttgcttatgtggcatctatgttactacctatgttactcccactatgaccagccttatgttACTATGTTACTACCCAGTgttgaggtagtaacatagtctagaaatatgtgtatgttactaatgtatgttactctccattgtggctagtctgagctGCCCGCGCCGTCCCGTTCCTCCACGCGCCGACCGGACTGAGCTGATCGGCCTCGCTTTTGCCAGCGACCGAGATTTCATCTGACCTAAACGGGACTATACTAGTATACAGCTAGAGGGCGCGCGCAAGGCTGCTGCTGCGCTGTAGCCATGATCGCGTAGTTCCATGGCCAGCGGCGAGTGACGCGTCGCTGCTGTGCTGTTAACCTTTTTCTCTTCCTATTTTTGTTTCTATCTAGTAGTTGTGCTTCGCGGACGAACGCTAGCTGTGTGGATCTATGAAGAAGAAGAGAAATAGCGGCGAGGCTACCCAGCGTGAGAAAGGACTTTTGACCTAGGAGCAGTAGCTGCTTTGCTGACAAAAGCGACGTGAGGTAGATACGTAGTAGTACTGTGCTAGTATGGACAAAGAGTCATGGTCACGAGaatacctagaactcatctagatgagaaataatttggtctcattcattttGAAAATAAGAACAAATACaatccacgtcagcacacacgtatcttatagcatcacatccaatggctataaaaggtgaatgagaccaaattatatctcatttagatgagttctagcaaaactgttttTTTAAATGGTTTGAAttgcttagagcaactccaacgagcCGATCCAAACGGACGACATTTTTGTCCGTTTTTTGTCTGTTTGGATCGGCCGGCCGCCCGGCGTCCGCCCTCttttagatttgggtcggcagCGTGCCCAACGCGCCAACCCATTTCATGACCGCGCGCGCTTTTAGATCGTgccagcgcgggggggggggggagggggggcggcctAGCGCGCGCTGGCTTTGGCGCTCCAGTGTACGGGAAATGTTCGCGCGCGCATTTTGGCGCGCCGCGGCCGGCGCTCGTTATAAGATGGCGCTCCCTCCACACTCAGTCCGCCGCCGCCCACTCGTCTCGCCCCCTCTCACTAGCCTCGCCGCCTGTGCGCCATCATGTCGATGCGCATCCTCGGCACTTCAgattttcgcggagtccgcgagcgcccCTCCGTCATCTTCTCCGTCGAGATCTTGTTTGGCGAGAAACgactcatcctcggcaccttcgacaccacTGAGTAGGCGGCCCGCGTGTACGACGCGGCGGTGTAGCGCCTCCGGCGGCCGAATCGGGAGATGAATTTTCCTGacgtgtcgagccagcgggcgcaggatctggcgcctctcccgccgcttttcaccgacgaggatcgtcgcgcccaccggaggcggctacgtcgcctcgccatcgccgagatggacgtgcAAGCCTTGGTGCTGTGGCgcgaacgcttcccgcaggacatcgtcgATGAACGTCAGTTCTATGAGCAGAGGAGGACGGAGAGGAAGGCCAGGAGAACGGAGCGAGCGGCCTATCGGGAGGGGCAAGTGTGCGCGGAAGCTGACCGCTCAAATGAGACTGAGGCTGTGAGAAACATCGGGGTGGGACTTCACGGACGAGCATGCTGCTGACGCCTATATTTAGACGTCgaaggaggacattaccgagtcagAGTCGGAAACCGACGAGTAGTTGATCTTTTCTTTTATCTGTGTACGCAAGAACTATCTATGTATCACTTTTCATCGGAAAAAATGGCCGGCGGCGTCGGCCACGAAACAGGCGGTGAAGGTTGTGCAcgcgcggggaggagagaggg is from Triticum aestivum cultivar Chinese Spring chromosome 1B, IWGSC CS RefSeq v2.1, whole genome shotgun sequence and encodes:
- the LOC123128417 gene encoding serine/threonine-protein kinase D6PKL1; amino-acid sequence: MQSSRPPPHAKPPRSAPGHARSRSQLAQVRPDPAQDFEFRFDFLPDAFRFDMDAGAKPAAPAAAKDKEEVLVAFDKVRLSIASSEGDDDDDDGAPPRSSFSGASHPPEPVDEMDPVLVAVDHGRGDKKAPPPPAKPVIVWDASPPVSGAASPHSSMGDSSSGGGAVTATCTSMAPSCTVTSRSAKTSVSSSAASDWSNGTAGAGGSGGVGGKPHKGGDPRWKAVLAARARDGPLGMGDFRLLRRLGCGDIGTVYLSELSKGGGGGGGAARAPWFAMKVMDKASLESRRKLSRAETEREILQLLDHPFLPTLYAHFETDKFACLVMEFCPGGDLHALRQRQSGKLFPEHAARFYAAEVLLALEYLHMLGVVYRDLKPENVLVRDDGHVMLSDFDLSLRCDASTTLVRPTLPCSASGPNGGACIQPTCFMPKLFGGRSKKSASAASRSKSGEQQQQQGAMPELVVEPTGARSMSFVGTHEYLAPEIIKGEGHGSAVDWWTFGVFLHELMYGKTPFKGQTNRATLFNVVGQQLRFPEGGPPTSGASKDLIRGLLAKEPQGRLGVKRGAAEIKQHPFFEGVNWALIRCSTPPGVPRPVEPMAVAAMPAKSASMDRVETNYNSSKRVPAGPGADHVESGGKFLDFEFF